Genomic segment of Zingiber officinale cultivar Zhangliang chromosome 11B, Zo_v1.1, whole genome shotgun sequence:
tcagtcttctgagaactctgagtccaatcactctgctgctctgcactccaacgacgttcacaaagctccgacgactcactccggctctctttttaattcattgtttgtcggttagctttattttctttcttttcattagcaatatttgtacgtaaattgtaattatccgaattgctagtgaattgcccaacgaaagtactcaaggagtacgggccttcgagtaggagtcgtcacaggctccgaacgaagtaaaaatcaacagtgttcatctctttacttctttacttttccgctgcgtcttaactcgagattttcgaatcgatattcaccccccctctatcgaatctaacggtcttacaattCTGTGCTAAAAAATATTGTTACCAATTGACTGGTATCTGTACCTGTCGACTGATACCTTATTCTGAAAAAATCAGTCTTTTTTAACCAACTTcataaatgcaccagaaattccacagacctccaaaacttaccaaattttgtggagaggtctattttactagtgtctacttggaaaaaatacattacaaaatgtatctatcaccaatcccaagattgacacaaatccaaaactagctaaatggttcaattgaaccttgacctaaagtcctagttttggcttcctcttgatgtatttgcccataccaacccataatgcatccctagcattgatttatatgacatctatacatctaaaactaattatcatgctatatgacccaaatgtcatatttcttgcatgaaacgcAAACTATGTgtgtcaaatccctaggtttgagactcaagtccgtctccaaacaatttgacacactccatggctcctctagactcccaagtagtacccacctgagatccatttgccatgcGTCCTAAATTGActttttgagctccccctagagcccttatccttatccacctccctaggtgactcatccacaatcgctaggccacatcggtgcacttCCGGTGACAATTGACCTACAaaactaaccttcttaaccttggacacattgtccttggttaatttaatcttaccTTTAAGTGGCTTTCTTTtgtcatttattggcttctccttactatagtcatatgcaaccctagcataagacttttccttagcattggagacattagatcggtatcccaaacctgatctattgttgttggatctttgactacccaacaccatatatAAATCCTTAGAttcaatagtgaatctcttaaggaatttctctaaattatcaagcattgacttcaaaatttgattttccctttctaggttcctaaacctagagtcaacatgtccaccttggacattcctagacctacccttcctaggcatatgtctccccttcttgggattaatgccttgactctccttaggtctaccatttctaggtttatcatgcatgagtttcctagggttttgatctacattaaccctattcctatcataatatttaaaatcaaaattttgcatgggtatataatgataatcaaaatcatttctcctagcatgcatgagaACATAAGACTTTGAATTTGACTTTGAATTGcgattcaaattagggtatacctcccttacccttgaagctcccctttgacttgagctcctcttcttcttcttccatttctttaaatgtgcaagcttcttgatttccctcttcttAAGGCATTTGGTGTGAtaatgtcccttctccccacatgtgaagcatacaatgtgcATTCTCCTTCTTTGAGTTTTTTCATTCCTACAatccttgttagtgtttaaattaacttgaatgagtttaggagttaccttcttaccaaatggacatctactcttgtagtgtcccttctcattgcacccgaagcatattatgtggtcctttgacttcacttcggtggaggtgcttgctaagttgaccacttccaagacctcttctacatcctcttcacttgtcttggattcttcttcaatccttgagaatgtagatgatgcctcatcttcctcatccacacttgtggaaggcctctcttcatccttctcctccttggaagttgagcatgaatcgacttccggttgctcctcctctacttgagccacatcttctttttcttcggaatttctttcttcttgtgtaggcatgagttctttccctagaactttcttcaatttgctccataattcatgggcattcttgtattcacctacatcacttaacatattagaaggcaaaatatctaccaaaattgatattaccttatcgtttgcctttgaccgtatGGTTTACTCTTCTGTCCAATGTCGTGATCggtgcttcttccctttcttgtctttcgggACTTCGAACAGTTCCTTGATCACCATTATGGTATCCCAAACCATGtcaaagaagacctccatcttcatcatccaataggtgatgtcccataagcctccgccttcaaactttggcgattcaatcaagccggtcatcttcttgtatttgctcttctcaGCGATTACTCCGGTGAAGTGcaaccttagctctgataccacttgtaggggatcggtggctggcttgaagagggggttggatagacggcgcccccaaattgattgcttcctacgtatttgttagtgtgtaagcagaaatacaataacaaatagacatataaatacaaatataaacaagaaagaaatgcaaaccactaacacgttcatttacgtggttcagagataacttgctcaTACTCTAcgactgtctgtaaggtggatgatccctcaatccatcggtggattagtccccgaaagctcgggctagctcaaacctccttgtgggtggaggaACCTCACCTCAACACTCACCAAGAACATTTGGATACAAgagaaaccttgagcacttagtgactattaattaggctttaaccaagtctaatttcgtcaccttggccggccatcccaagctccttcttatagagcggAAGAAAATAACCCTGCtattttaccgttaccagtcgactggtccttacaCCAATCGACTAGTGTCAACCCATCAACTCTCTACCAATCGATTGCTACAGTGCACCAATCGACTAATACAGTGCACCAGTCGCCTGTTACagtgcactagtcgactgctacagtgtcgtTGCCTTCTACAGTGCcattgactgctacagtacccccccccccccggatTTTTctccgagtataatctctcatgcactcataccctcacgactcacttaactcttctttacagccttgacctcttgccttcaagcctacttcctttggctctcgtcccttggatgcatccaagcccgcggctcatccccaatgtcatccttcgtgtatgcctcgaagttgcttccctcagcctttgtccttgctgccttgtccacggtccctcggatgctccatccttcaccggatctgaagccatcaagctgagttatatgtgtatcctgcaaacctacacactcacatacacatattaaataacaaaggtaaacctaacttaaatcatttgccaaaacaccaaaatacatggacacatggaccattgggattactcTAACAGATGTGTCTCTAGGTCCGATGGacttaaatcaataattatttttgCAGGAGATAATTCAACAATCGTAGCCTTTATTGTCTCCACCCGAGAGCCTAACCACTTCCATCTGCATATTCTTGGAAGGGCATGTTGtctgtaaggatccattattctgacatgttcacacatccagACCTGCAATACAATAAAATTGTTAAAATATTATACTTTCTGCATAAATCTTATGAGACTATCATTATATTTAGGGACTTACAGCAAGGAGATGTGCGAACACTCTAAGCATGGGAGCTTGCTTTCTCGCAAGGCCCTCTGGTTTCGGCCTTTGTGAAAGCATCGGACCAATGACCCTTAGCTGTGGGTTGATATAGTCATATACAAccttacaccaattatacctacctaaattagcaaaatcatctACGCAATCTATTAGTGGTTGCACTGGTAATCTAGATATACTACTGGTAGTAGTAAATATCacagaaataaagaaatacaatattaaaaattagcaAAAGCGAGTATCGGATTCAGTAGATGGAGGTTATTTGCTGAGGTTGATCATCTTGTTCTCTAGCTCCTTCTGTGTACACTCCATATTATGGAAGTGTTGAAGAAATAGTGGGGTGGTGGCTGCATGCTGTTACAAATTTACTTTATCGCCTTGGTCTGGGAGTCCCAGAATCAATGAAACATCTTTCCTAGTGAATCTAATCTCCTTATTATAATAGATGAAACATCTGGCTTGAACGTCacaattgtcaaacatattttgtataagGCTCTGAATATTTACAATTTCAGGCATGGCTACTGCCCAGGCAAATGGGCTTCCATTGATCAACTCCATCTGCCGGTCGTTTATGTGTAGTGATGATATAAAACCCTTGAAGTGAGGGTAATTACTTTTCCAGTGCACTTTCTTACGATATGCACGGGAAGCGGCAGTTCTCTGGCTCGCCATTTAATTCTGTCAATCATATACATAAGATCTTAATGATACTCCGTTGCGTTCACTACAATGCAATTGATTTTCACCCATACTATGATACCTGACACTCTTATTTTTAACCCATAATCTAATACATTACAATGCCTATAATTTCTCCTATGTAGTAAAATGTGACTTGTTGCTGCTAAACATGAGTactctacacgttgtagcagttagtgtcaagtagctgctacacttgTGAGAAGCCAATCGACACTGTAGGGTTTAACCATATGGTATCATTTTGTAGCAGTTCAACGACACAAGCTGCGACAACAAagataaacattttttttaaacttttgatTCGCTCAAAGTAAACTCTCATTGATTATCGACCTAAAAACATTAAACTCCATTGTAGCAGCTAGGAGATGGTTCAAAACCCTATAAATTCAAACTATCATAGTAGGCGAAGGTTTGGATGATAAACCCTAAGATAATACTTACGATGGAGGCGAAGCTTTGGATGAGAAACAAGTCATCGCGGTGAGGTTGATTGATGAAGACTCCGTGGGGCACCAATGAACTATCAATGAAATGCCTTTGAAATATTTGTCACACggtgagtttagggtttaaaaCTTTGGCCTATGAGGGTATAAATGTAATTGTACAGTATATATAGTACCGCAATAATTGAAAAAAGGTAATacactactacaacgtgtagcagcttctgaAGACTAGCTACTTCAACGTGTTGTAGTTGCTTCTACCATGTGTAAATCCTGAGATTCCTATGAACTTTAATTGGTTGAAAATGTAGAGTAACATCTTGTTGGAGCGTAAACGAAGAAAGAGCTGTTACATCGTTATAGCAGCTAACCTCCTGAGTTAGTTGCCACATGTTGTTACAGCTACATGTAGAGGTTgctactacaaggtgtagcagttattagtcgaagtagcttCTTCAAtgtgtagcagcaaagcaaacCAAAGGCGCTCCAGCatcggaaataattttaaatcatttttttgcAAATTGATAatctttgtacaaaaatatggtGACTAAAAAAGGGACTTACCGAGTTAGGTGTCGCAGGTTGTGACAGCTACATgtagaggtagctgctacaaggtgtagcagtgaTTAGTCGAAGTAGTTACTACAGCGCGTCGCagcaaaccaaagcaaaggcgctgCAACAGCGCAAATGATTTATAATCatttttttagcaagttgatatagagagacaattaaatatttttagggttaatCTTTTTACAAAAATATGACGACTAAAAAAGGGACTTACCGAGTTAGGTGTCACAGGTTGTGGCAGCTACATGTAGAGGTATCTACTACAAGGTGTAGCAATTATTAGTCGAAGTAGCTAGTACAACGTGTTGCAGTAAACCAAAGCAAAGGCGCAGCAGCAGCGCAAATAATTTATAATCatttttttagcaagttgatatagagagacaattttataatttttaggcttaatctttgtacaaaaatttgccTACTAAAAAATTTCTTATGGAGTTAGCTGCCACAGGTTGTGGAAGCTACATgtagaggtagctgctacaaaatgtagcagttattagtcgaagtagctACCACAGCGCGTCACAGAAaaccaaagcaaaggcgctgCAGCAGCGCAAATAATTTAAAATCATTTatttttagcaagttgatataccgagacaattaaatatttttaggatTAATCTTTGAACAAAATTATGGCCACTAAAAAATGGACTTATGGAGTTAGCTGCCACAGGTTTGGGCAACTACATatagaggtagctgctacaaggtgtagcagttattagtcgaagtagctgTCACAACACGTCCCAGCAAACCAAAGCAAAGGTGCTGCAGCAGCGGACAGAAtttataatcattttttttagcaagttgatatagagagacaattaaatatttttagggttACTATTTGAACAAAAATATGGCTACTAAAAAATGGACTTACGGAGTTAGCTGTTACAGGTTTTGGCAGCTACATGtataagtagctgctacaatgtgtagcagttattagtcaatgtagctgctacaacgcgtCGCAACAAACCAAAGCTAAGGCGCTGTAGCagcgaaatttatttataatcatttgtttagcaagttgatatagagagacaattaaatattttttgggTTAATCAAGATCAAAAATATAGTTACTAAAAGCAAATATCTTACCTAGTTAGCTACCACAGGTTGTGGCATCTACATgtagagttagctgctacaaggtgtagcagttatgagTCGAAGTAGCTGCTTCAACGTGTAGGAGCAAAGCAAAGCAAGGCAAAAGCGCTGCAACAAcggaaataattttttatcaattttttagcaagttgatatacaACATATCAAAAATATGGCTACTGggttaatctctgctagaaaataggGCTACTAGAAAAACGACTTACCATgtttgctgctacaaggtgtagcagttattagaCGAAGTAGCTGCTTCAATGTGTACCAGCAAAGCAAACCAAGGGCGTTGCAGCAGCggaaatatttttaattcatttttttagcaagttgatatgCAACATATCAAAAATATGTCTATTGGATTAATCTTTGCGAGACAATAAGGCTACTAGAAAAACGCCTTTCCAAGTTACTTGCTACAAGGTGTCACAACTACATggagagttagctgctacaaggtgtagcagttaccagtacacgttgtagcagctacctctccatgtagctgctacaacttgttgcagcaaaggaaagtccaagtagttGTAAGCAGTTGTTGTAGCCGTCGCCCTTCCACGTCGTAGCATAAATCCATCCGACCTTCGACGATGACCAATCCAAgctagctgctacaagttgtaccAGCTACAAGGACGGTTTCCTGCGAAATAGTTGGTGCAACGTTTAGAAGCGAAGCAAAGACGCTGCATCTTTAAACAATAATTTCAACTATTTTTTTACCAAGCAGATATATTTCTAGGGGTAATATATGCTAGCAATTGTAGCTGCcaaaaaaatgacttaccaagtggCTACTCCAACATGTAGTAGCTACGCTGCAACCCACTTGGCTGTAGCTTGCAGCCGTTTGTACAAAGCATCATCCCTGAACATTATAGCAATAATTCTTCTAATATTTGTGAGCTATAACAGTGTGGATtatcaaattaaaatgaaacgacTTATCATTGCGAATGGAGAGAGGTGGTAAGCTCTCGCGGCAGTTGTGCAATTGAAGACGCTGGTGAAACTTTCCCGCCGGGAGCACGAGGTCCGAGGGACGATGTCTGACGGACTACGGATGACGGAGGACGTTGACGGAGGGAGCGAGCGAGGGATagagagagcggcgagggagaGATTTTAATATTAAAGTTTTCCGGCGGCTTGTGAGGTTGGCCGGACAACGGAGACAGAGGGAGCGAGAGAGGGTGAGCggcgagggagattttaattttaatttgagtaaTTTCCCACAACGTGATTTTGAACTGCATGCGAGAAGGGAGAGAGAATaaatgatatattttatttataggtAAATCGAGCTGACAACATCATGTTTGTGCGTCGCTCATGACTGCACACAAAGCgtcgctatatatatatatatatatatatatatatatatatatatatatatatggagggTAGGACAATTACTTTTGACCTTGTACTGTCCTACAAGTCGTAGTCATGTATCGAATAAATGTGACACAGGGCCCTACAGAAgacaacctgtcaactattaatATCTGAAATTTTATAACTATTAATTCTAGTGTGTTTTCTAGTGCATGAATACATAAACAAACTCAAAAGAAAAGGCATCAAATGAATGCTTCATTCACGTATTTCATTTCTGGAAGCTGACAATTGTCAAGCAGCTTGTATGTAGCTTTTAGTCCCTCCACTTCATCTGGAAACATCGAAGCATGCAGTTCCCTTTGTTTGTTTCCTCACTCCACTAGCAACAGCCCATAtgatctaaaaatatttttcagaccCAATGGTCACTAGATCTAATGGTGGTTTGGCCCATCAAAATAATTCAGTAAAGTGACAAGTACGACAGAGAGAGATTATGAGAAGCCAAAGGGCTAAAGACAGCTGGGTTTGTGCTCAGGCCACTGGTAAGAAAGTGATTGTTAATTTATGATTAGGTCAAAGATTCAAGAAAGAAAAAGGTTAATTATGTAGGTCTAGTTGCAGTGAGACCCAGTCGATAAGATAGGGAAGAAATCCACTACAGTGTCATGTCCATAGCAACAATATTGAGTACATACAACTGCAATATGCCTTGTTCTCTTTGTCATTTTGCAGTTGTATTGATGCAACAATACGATCTTAATTCAAGCAAACCAAAACCACACTTCATAGCTTCTTATAACAGCATAACAAGCAGTTACATATTTCTCATGAAATCTCCATCAGGAATCTTAGAAAACCTAGGCAATCTTACAGATCAGATCAAACAGTTTCAGAGGTGGATGAGGGCAACAGTGGCTGAGTGAGGTTGGAAGAAGCTTTGATGAAGGAGGCAGTTGTTGGTCTGATACCATCATGCTCGCGACCGGAAGAGATAGTGGATGCCTCCTTAGTCGCAAAGGTTCTCTCCTCGCTCTTGCCCCACAGTACCAGGTAGAGGCCAGCAATGATAAAGATGGCTCCAATGATGCTACACGAATTCATTAGGAAGGAAACCAATTAAAGAACGACTTTAGCAGGTGCTTGCAATTAATGCAATGTTTATTGCTTGATGGAGAGAAAGAAAATTGATATTAATACCCGCCGAGGTAGAATTGCTCCCCTAACGCGATCGAGGCCATAATTGCAACCACCAGAGTTTGAACTGGCTGGTACACGGCCACAAACACAGGGCCTCCCCTGTCGATGCACCATGTTTGGACAGCAAAGGCGACTCCAGATGCAACAAATCCCTGCACGTAATCCGTGTTTGAGATCTTCTTGTCATGTGTATCGGTTGATTATGGGTTGTTAGTTAGTCGCATGCTTACGGCGTATAGGATGGTGAAGAGCTCGCCGCCGGAGTGGAAGGCCCAAGCGTCGGCGTCGCGTTCGATGAAGGCGGCGATGATGAGGAACTGGATGACGCCGAAGAAGCAGGTGTAGGAGGTGACGGAGAGCCTGGCGGGGTACTTCATCAGCACCGGCTTCTGGAGCACCAGCCACCCCGACCACGACAAGCAGTGGCCGATGAGGTAGACGCAGCCGAGCGTCCAGTTCTTCCCCTCCGCCATGGCAGGCGGCGCTACCGAGTTCAG
This window contains:
- the LOC122035019 gene encoding protein WALLS ARE THIN 1-like produces the protein MAEAGGGKRICGMPEKVQLHVAMLALQFGYAGFHVVSRAALNMGISKVVFPVYRNIIALILLVPFAYFLEKKDRPPMTLSFLTQFFLLALCGITANQGFYLLGLDNTSPTFASAIQNSVPAITFAMAAALRIEKVQLNRRDGIAKVAGTLACVGGATIITLYKGPSIFSPMTLNSVAPPAMAEGKNWTLGCVYLIGHCLSWSGWLVLQKPVLMKYPARLSVTSYTCFFGVIQFLIIAAFIERDADAWAFHSGGELFTILYAGFVASGVAFAVQTWCIDRGGPVFVAVYQPVQTLVVAIMASIALGEQFYLGGIIGAIFIIAGLYLVLWGKSEERTFATKEASTISSGREHDGIRPTTASFIKASSNLTQPLLPSSTSETV